A window of the Armatimonadota bacterium genome harbors these coding sequences:
- a CDS encoding Txe/YoeB family addiction module toxin produces MGSNAGNRRAARRARDTVFHPEFIEDLRYWVETDRRVALRALDLVRAIVRDPFAGIGKPEPLKYLAPGVWSRRLTQEHRIVYRVTEDRIDFLQARYHY; encoded by the coding sequence TTGGGCTCGAACGCCGGTAATCGCCGGGCCGCGCGCAGGGCTCGCGACACCGTCTTCCACCCCGAGTTCATTGAGGATCTCCGCTACTGGGTCGAGACAGACCGGAGGGTGGCCTTGCGCGCCCTCGACCTTGTCCGCGCCATTGTGCGGGACCCCTTCGCCGGAATCGGGAAGCCGGAGCCCTTGAAATACCTCGCACCGGGGGTCTGGTCACGACGGCTGACGCAGGAGCACCGAATTGTGTACCGCGTCACCGAAGACCGCATCGATTTCCTGCAGGCGCGGTACCACTACTGA
- a CDS encoding FkbM family methyltransferase, producing MIVRGVDIVRRVLPDRWVLSVYSRPHLAGFLRRALNRFVPEGLSSVRIAGGGLQGLRMELDLRREKFLWLGTYEPWIQEAMSRYVRPGDWAWDVGGFIGYHSLFLWRLGANVVALEPDPINFDRLLTNLRANGAHDVRALRLAAGRTEGRARFRRLAEHPSQTRLEDDGDGECSVVPLDNLLANCPAPRLVKVDVEGSELDVLAGASILLRECRPVWIVETHGTAEIVAACFRLERYEVRPVGKGAEVDTQLPVGGPAHLLAVPRA from the coding sequence ATGATCGTTCGCGGCGTTGATATCGTCCGCCGAGTGCTCCCAGACCGGTGGGTGCTGTCAGTGTACAGTCGTCCCCATCTGGCCGGGTTCCTGCGCCGTGCGCTCAACCGCTTTGTCCCCGAGGGTTTGAGTTCCGTCCGTATCGCGGGTGGTGGTCTGCAAGGCCTGCGCATGGAGCTCGACCTGAGGCGTGAGAAGTTTCTCTGGCTCGGCACCTACGAGCCCTGGATCCAGGAGGCGATGAGCAGGTACGTGCGTCCGGGAGATTGGGCGTGGGATGTGGGGGGGTTCATTGGTTATCACTCACTCTTTCTGTGGCGGCTCGGGGCCAACGTCGTCGCCCTTGAGCCCGATCCCATCAACTTTGACCGACTCCTGACGAATCTCAGAGCCAACGGCGCGCATGACGTCAGGGCGCTCAGGCTGGCTGCCGGACGGACTGAGGGTCGTGCCCGTTTCCGGCGCTTGGCGGAGCATCCGAGTCAGACGCGCCTGGAGGATGATGGCGACGGCGAGTGTTCTGTTGTGCCGTTGGACAACTTGCTCGCGAACTGTCCAGCTCCTCGGCTGGTGAAGGTCGACGTGGAAGGATCCGAGCTCGACGTACTGGCAGGTGCCTCCATCCTCCTGCGGGAGTGTCGGCCCGTGTGGATCGTGGAAACCCACGGAACGGCAGAGATAGTAGCTGCCTGCTTCAGGCTTGAGCGATACGAGGTGAGACCGGTGGGAAAGGGTGCGGAGGTAGACACGCAGTTGCCCGTGGGGGGGCCTGCCCATCTCCTGGCGGTGCCGCGGGCATGA
- a CDS encoding type II toxin-antitoxin system prevent-host-death family antitoxin: MPVQTSYTNARARLAGLIERAVQDRETIIITRRGRPEVALIAADELAGLQETAHLLRSPKNAERLLRALRRALAREGKPRSVEALRKALGLERR; the protein is encoded by the coding sequence ATGCCAGTCCAGACCAGTTACACCAATGCTCGGGCGCGCCTGGCCGGCCTCATCGAGCGCGCGGTCCAGGACCGGGAGACGATCATCATCACCCGGCGGGGAAGACCGGAAGTAGCGCTCATCGCCGCCGACGAGCTGGCCGGTCTGCAAGAAACCGCACACCTGCTCAGGTCGCCCAAGAACGCCGAGCGGCTGCTGAGGGCCTTGAGGCGTGCCCTCGCGCGGGAAGGCAAGCCGCGCTCGGTGGAGGCCCTGCGGAAAGCCCTTGGGCTCGAACGCCGGTAA
- a CDS encoding carbamoyltransferase N-terminal domain-containing protein, which yields MVILGINAYHGNASAAILCDGRLVAAAEEERFNRVKYAAGFPTRAVQYCLQAAGVTLAEVDHVAVPRNPWARVGSKALYALRLPRFALDRSRALVRFAGLRDELARACDADPAAIRARWHRVEHHRAHLASAFFVSPFEEAAVLSADGLGDFASTMWASGRGHRLEVHGAVEFPHSLGLYYTAITQYLGFWKYGDEYKVMGLAAYGEPAYLDEFRRIVRTPSPYTLSPKGRGGVKTSSLTRGEGWGERLPFHLGLEYFLHHRNGPDMTWRESDRTPVLGRLFSDHLAARLGPARQAGEPIERRHQDVAATLQARLEEVYFDLLDALYARTGLRALCLAGGVAFNCVANGKIFDRTPFERVYVQPAAGDAGLAVGAAFYVYHQVLGHPRSFVMDHAYWGPEFDAAVIRRAVDAAGLRYRELPEEVLCRETARHVAEGKIVGWFQGRMEWGPRALGNRSIVVDPRRPEMKDVLNRRIKHREPFRPF from the coding sequence ATGGTCATTCTGGGGATCAACGCCTACCACGGGAACGCCTCGGCGGCCATTCTGTGCGACGGCCGGCTGGTGGCCGCGGCCGAAGAGGAGCGGTTCAACCGGGTCAAGTACGCCGCGGGCTTCCCCACCCGGGCGGTGCAGTACTGCCTGCAGGCCGCGGGTGTGACCCTGGCCGAGGTCGACCACGTAGCCGTGCCCCGCAACCCCTGGGCGCGGGTGGGCAGCAAAGCGCTGTACGCGCTGCGGCTTCCCCGCTTCGCGCTGGACCGCTCCCGGGCCCTCGTCCGTTTCGCCGGCCTGCGAGACGAGCTGGCCCGGGCGTGCGACGCCGATCCCGCCGCCATCCGGGCCCGGTGGCACCGCGTGGAGCACCACCGGGCGCACCTGGCCAGTGCCTTCTTCGTCTCACCGTTTGAGGAGGCGGCGGTCTTGTCGGCCGATGGTCTGGGCGACTTCGCCAGCACCATGTGGGCCAGCGGCCGGGGCCACCGCCTGGAGGTGCACGGCGCGGTGGAGTTCCCGCACTCCCTGGGCCTGTACTACACGGCCATCACCCAGTACCTGGGCTTCTGGAAGTACGGCGACGAGTACAAGGTGATGGGCCTGGCGGCCTACGGGGAGCCGGCCTACCTGGATGAGTTCCGGCGCATTGTACGGACTCCCTCACCCTACACCCTCTCCCCAAAGGGGAGAGGGGGAGTGAAGACATCCTCTCTCACAAGGGGAGAGGGATGGGGTGAGAGGCTGCCATTTCATCTGGGGCTGGAGTATTTTTTGCACCATCGGAACGGGCCGGACATGACCTGGCGCGAGTCCGACCGCACGCCGGTGCTGGGGCGCCTGTTCTCTGACCACTTGGCGGCGCGCCTGGGGCCGGCCCGCCAGGCGGGCGAGCCGATCGAGCGGCGTCACCAGGACGTGGCCGCCACCCTGCAGGCCCGCCTCGAGGAGGTCTACTTCGACCTGCTCGACGCCCTGTACGCGCGCACGGGGCTGCGGGCGCTGTGCCTGGCCGGCGGGGTCGCGTTCAACTGCGTCGCCAACGGCAAGATCTTCGACCGCACCCCCTTCGAGCGGGTCTACGTCCAGCCGGCGGCAGGCGACGCCGGGCTGGCGGTCGGCGCGGCCTTCTACGTCTACCACCAGGTGCTGGGGCACCCCCGGTCCTTCGTCATGGACCACGCCTACTGGGGTCCGGAGTTCGACGCCGCGGTGATCCGCCGGGCTGTGGATGCGGCGGGACTGCGCTACCGGGAGCTGCCCGAGGAGGTGCTGTGCCGCGAGACGGCGCGGCATGTGGCCGAGGGCAAGATCGTCGGCTGGTTCCAGGGGCGGATGGAGTGGGGCCCGCGGGCCCTGGGCAACCGCAGCATCGTCGTCGACCCGCGCCGCCCCGAGATGAAGGACGTCCTGAACCGCCGCATCAAGCACCGGGAGCCCTTCCGGCCGTTT